One genomic window of Tenacibaculum tangerinum includes the following:
- a CDS encoding alanine/glycine:cation symporter family protein, which translates to MNKRLLTLLFTLAPMFTFAFESTTDKIDSIFKDYTGWFVNAIFYEIPFSENFKIPWVLIVLIGGALYFTFYFKFINFVGFKTAIQVVRGKYEDIEKHGVDKLYGDQTPGGDIFETIRDESVDGEVSHFQALTAALSATVGLGNIAGVAVALSIGGPGATFWMILAGLLGMASKFAECTLGVKYRDVGEDGTVYGGPMYYLTKGLKEKGVGGIGKVLAVLFAIFVIGGSFGGGNMFQANQAAAQFTKLFELTGPNSGLYFGLVMAVLVAVVIIGGIKRIASVTEKVVPFMAGIYVLAAVIILFANFSLIDDAFGLIFEGAFSGLGIAGGLIGVMIQGIRRGAFSNEAGVGSAAIAHSAVRTKYPASEGIVALLEPFVDTVVICTMTALVIIITNFDGQFMEYGVPIKEGVELTAIAFDSVIPHFSIVLTIAVILFAFSTMISWSYYGMQGWKFLFGKGKITDLVYKILFLFFVVVGASISLGAVIDFSDAMIFAMVVPNIIGVVMLSPVIKKELSKYMNAINKKEEAIEDGAVDVNNHL; encoded by the coding sequence ATGAATAAAAGATTACTGACACTGCTTTTTACTCTAGCACCAATGTTTACTTTCGCTTTTGAAAGTACAACAGACAAAATAGATTCGATTTTTAAAGATTATACAGGGTGGTTTGTAAATGCAATATTTTACGAAATTCCATTTTCGGAAAATTTTAAAATACCTTGGGTGTTAATTGTTTTGATAGGTGGTGCACTATATTTTACCTTTTATTTTAAATTTATAAACTTCGTAGGTTTTAAAACTGCTATACAAGTAGTAAGAGGAAAATATGAAGACATAGAAAAGCACGGTGTTGATAAATTATACGGAGATCAAACCCCAGGGGGAGATATTTTTGAAACGATAAGAGACGAATCGGTAGACGGTGAGGTTTCTCACTTTCAAGCGTTAACCGCAGCTCTTTCTGCGACTGTAGGTTTAGGTAATATAGCAGGTGTTGCTGTTGCATTATCTATTGGTGGTCCAGGAGCTACTTTCTGGATGATTTTGGCAGGTTTGCTAGGAATGGCTTCTAAATTTGCAGAGTGTACCTTAGGGGTAAAATATAGAGATGTAGGTGAAGATGGAACCGTATACGGAGGACCCATGTATTACCTAACAAAGGGATTAAAAGAAAAAGGAGTAGGAGGAATAGGTAAAGTTTTAGCAGTTTTATTTGCAATCTTTGTTATAGGAGGTTCGTTTGGTGGAGGAAATATGTTTCAAGCCAATCAGGCAGCTGCTCAGTTTACTAAACTTTTTGAATTAACAGGGCCAAACTCAGGATTGTATTTTGGTTTGGTAATGGCTGTTTTAGTTGCGGTAGTAATTATTGGAGGAATAAAAAGAATTGCTTCGGTAACTGAAAAAGTAGTTCCTTTTATGGCAGGAATTTATGTGCTAGCAGCGGTAATTATATTGTTTGCAAACTTTAGTTTAATAGACGATGCTTTTGGGTTAATCTTTGAAGGTGCATTTTCAGGTTTAGGAATAGCAGGAGGTTTAATAGGAGTTATGATTCAAGGTATTCGAAGAGGAGCCTTTTCTAACGAAGCAGGGGTAGGTTCAGCCGCCATAGCGCACTCAGCAGTTCGTACCAAGTACCCAGCAAGTGAGGGTATTGTTGCATTATTAGAGCCATTTGTTGATACCGTTGTTATTTGTACAATGACAGCTTTGGTTATCATTATTACAAATTTTGATGGTCAGTTTATGGAATATGGAGTTCCAATTAAAGAAGGAGTTGAGTTAACAGCAATAGCTTTTGATTCTGTAATACCTCACTTTTCAATTGTATTGACTATTGCCGTAATCCTTTTCGCATTCTCAACAATGATATCATGGTCTTATTATGGAATGCAAGGTTGGAAATTCTTATTCGGGAAAGGAAAAATTACTGATTTAGTGTATAAAATTTTATTCTTATTCTTTGTAGTAGTTGGGGCATCTATTAGTTTAGGCGCTGTAATTGATTTCTCTGATGCAATGATTTTTGCGATGGTAGTGCCAAATATTATTGGGGTAGTAATGTTATCACCAGTAATTAAAAAAGAACTATCTAAATACATGAATGCAATTAACAAGAAAGAAGAAGCAATTGAAGATGGAGCAGTAGACGTTAATAACCATCTGTAA
- the rfbD gene encoding dTDP-4-dehydrorhamnose reductase, with the protein MKKIVITGSNGLLGQTLVNLLLEEKEAYEVVGFSKGENRSGRDDFEYLSIDITNQELLYKALVHYKPDVIVNTAAMTDVDACETNKQVCDKLNVAAVEYLKNYSEKKNTHLIHISTDFIFDGKNGPYKETDKPNPLSYYGLSKLKSEEVLTNSNVQYTILRTILVYGKVKNMSRNNIVLWVKKSLEEGKELTIVNDQFRMPTYVGDLAFACKQSIDKKAVGIFNVSSNKLLSIYEIAQQIAEVFNLNKNLIKPVSTVELNQVAHRPAKTGFDLTKTQRKLDLHPKSFKEDLQKNKQSLT; encoded by the coding sequence ATGAAAAAGATTGTTATTACGGGAAGTAATGGTTTGTTAGGGCAAACCTTAGTAAACCTCTTGCTAGAAGAAAAAGAAGCGTATGAGGTTGTAGGTTTTTCAAAAGGAGAGAATAGAAGTGGAAGAGATGATTTTGAATACCTCTCAATAGATATTACAAACCAAGAACTTCTTTATAAAGCACTTGTACATTATAAACCAGATGTAATTGTAAACACAGCGGCAATGACAGATGTCGATGCTTGTGAAACTAATAAACAGGTTTGTGATAAATTAAATGTAGCTGCAGTTGAGTATCTGAAAAACTACTCGGAAAAGAAGAATACTCACCTCATTCATATTTCAACAGATTTTATTTTTGATGGAAAAAACGGACCCTACAAGGAAACCGATAAACCTAATCCGTTAAGTTATTACGGACTCTCCAAGTTGAAGTCTGAAGAAGTTTTAACGAACTCTAATGTACAATATACTATTTTACGAACCATATTGGTTTACGGAAAAGTAAAAAATATGTCACGAAATAACATTGTGTTATGGGTAAAGAAATCGTTAGAAGAAGGCAAAGAACTCACCATAGTAAACGACCAGTTTCGTATGCCAACCTATGTTGGCGATTTGGCTTTCGCCTGCAAACAGTCAATTGATAAAAAAGCAGTTGGAATATTTAATGTTTCATCTAATAAGTTATTGAGTATTTACGAAATAGCGCAGCAAATAGCTGAGGTTTTTAATCTGAATAAAAACTTAATAAAGCCAGTTTCAACCGTAGAGTTAAATCAAGTAGCACACCGTCCTGCTAAAACAGGTTTTGATTTAACAAAAACTCAAAGAAAATTAGATTTGCATCCAAAATCTTTTAAAGAAGATTTACAAAAAAATAAACAAAGCCTAACATAA